The nucleotide window TCCAGTTGCTATCCAAAAATGGCAAAGAGAACTTTGTACTACACTGGGACTGACCGGCCGCATTATCCTTGCTCATGAAGGAATTAACGGAACCGTTGGTGGAACAGATGAAGCAACTGCTGCTTACGTCCAAGCAATGAACGAACATCCTTTATTTGGTGATATCGATTTCAAAACAGCACCCGGCGGCTCACACGCATTTCCAAAAATGAAAATCTTTGTAAAAAATGAGATTGTAAATCTTGGTATCGACCCATCAAAACTAACCGTTAAAGATGGTGGCAACCATTTAACACCGGATCAAGTTCATGAACTTCTAACAAATCCTCCACACGACTTAGTTATCTTGGACACTCGAAACAACTATGAATCAGCTGTTGGGACTTTTACAGATTCTATCACTCCAGACATTCGCTACTTTAGACAATTGCCTGGCTACATTGACGAAAACATCGATCAATTCAAAGATAAAACAGTTTTAATGCACTGCACAGGCGGCGTACGCTGTGAGCGCGCAACTGGTTACCTCAACCAAAAACAAGTTGCTAAAAAAGTGTATCAAATCGCTGGTGGCATACACCGCTACAT belongs to Candidatus Babeliales bacterium and includes:
- a CDS encoding rhodanese-related sulfurtransferase, with translation MGTILLYYKYVNIQYPVAIQKWQRELCTTLGLTGRIILAHEGINGTVGGTDEATAAYVQAMNEHPLFGDIDFKTAPGGSHAFPKMKIFVKNEIVNLGIDPSKLTVKDGGNHLTPDQVHELLTNPPHDLVILDTRNNYESAVGTFTDSITPDIRYFRQLPGYIDENIDQFKDKTVLMHCTGGVRCERATGYLNQKQVAKKVYQIAGGIHRYIEKYPDGFFRGKNYVFDQRITVAANSDILGSCLHCKTPNDEYFNCLNALCNKHFISCASCIDSFQKTCSARCKLMLHEKKAPERIPLQKI